The genomic region TCCTCGTTGTTTTACTGTTGTTTCAGGACTGCTAACATCAGAATGGGTTATGCTTTCCTCATTGGTCGATCTTCCTTGACTTGAGGAGTTGCTGCTTTGTGGGCTATATGAGCTACTTGGGCTGCCTGGTTCAGTAGGCCCATTTTCGGAATTTTGATCAGCCGAGAAAACTTCACCGGGGTTTATATGTATTACGAATTCTCCTTTGTGATTAGGTTCTTGATTGTTTTCTACTCCGGAATGTCAATCCCATTTGCGTGCTTCATCAAATTCCACATCTCGACTGATTACTATTTTCATCTTCTCGGGATCATACATACGATGTGCCTTAGTTCCTGGTTCAGTTCCTAAATAAACCATAGGAATACTTCTGTCATCAAGTTTTTTTACTTGATCTGAAGGTACTTTCACATATCCAACACATCCAAACACCCGTAAATGATCAAGATTTGGTCTTCTTCCTTTTAAAGCCTCATATGGTGTTTGATTTTTCAGAATCTTCGTGGGCAACCTGTTTAGGATATAAACCGAGTGACGTACTGCTTCAGCCCAGAAACTTTGTGGCATATTCATTGCTTTAAGAATACTCCTTGTTGTGCTCATCACTGTTCGATTTCGCCTTTCAACAATACCATTCTGCTGTGGCGTGTAAGGTGCAGTCAACTGTCTTGTGATTCCAGCATAATCACAATATTGATTGAACTCGTTGGATGTAAATTCTCCTCCCCGATCAGTTCTAAGGACCTTTATTTTCCTTCCATATTGATTTTCAGCAATCGCCTTGAATTTCTTGAATTGCTCAAATGCCTCTCCTTTGGTTTTTAACATGAAAGACCACATAAACCTGCTGTGATCATCAACAATCAGCATAACGTACTTGTTTCCCGCTTGGGTGGCAGGGGATATGGGTCCGCACATGTCTGCATAAACCTGTTCCAGTGGATTTTGGGCTCTAAAAGTCGTCTGGACAGGAAAACTTTGTCGTGAATGTTTCCCTGCTAAACATGCTTCACATATCTGTGTAGGGTGATCAATAACCAGCACTCCATCCACTAGATTGTTGGTCCCTAGCCGCTTTATTGTATCAAAGTTCACATGACCGAGACGGGCATGCCACAACCATGCTGGATCATCAATCTTGGCATGTAAACAGATTGGTGTCCCAACCTCGAGATTAATTTTATACAACCGATTAGGGGACCTTTGAACCTTCATTAGCAGCGATCCATCTACCTCAAACATATATAAGAAACCATGTTTGATCAAGATTACACAACCCCCTTCTTCAGCTTGCCCAAGACTAAATATGTTAGTCTTTAAGTATGGGATATAAAGTATGTCGGTCAACAAACGTTGTTCACCATTCTTACATGTTAAAAGAATAGATCCTCTTCCTTCTATATCCACACACGAGTTATCCCCAAATCTCACTGTACCACCAATATCCGTATCAAGTTTTGAAAACAGTCCTTTGTTTCCTGTCATGTGGTTTGTTGCTCCAGTATCTAAGTACCACATGTTTTCTCCACCATCATGTGACTCATACTTTGCTGGAAAAACCTTCTTTTCACTTAGATGAATTACTTCCTTCCCGCTTCTTTGATTGGCTACGGACATCAATAGTGCAGGTCTGTCATCATTAGCCACTGGTAGTTCGGTTGATCTAGCTCGAGTCAAATTTGCTTGTTCTCCTTTCTTTCGTGTTGGACAATCGGATGGGAAGTGTCCAAATGCATCACATCGAAAACACTGCAGCTTTGATCGATCTTTAGTTAAGTTTTCAGTTATTTGTCTACCAGCAAAAAAGTTTTGTCCGCGGCCTGAACCCCTTCCTCGACCACCAAACTGTCCACGACCTCGGCCCCTACCCCGGGTGTCTTGGCCATTCCCTCGACCTCGACCAAAGTTGTTATCCTTTTTCTTTCTTGAGTCCCATCCTTCATAGGACAACAGAAGTTGGTCATGGCTGTTATTTGTAGTCTTTAGACTGGTTCGTTCTTCGTAAGCTTTTAGCCTACCCACAACTTCCTGGAATTTCACCGTTTTGAGATCAACCAGTTGTTCGATAGTGGCTGCCATATTTAAGAATTTTTCTGGTATGGCAGTTAATATTTTTCTCACCAACGTGGTTTCCTCAATGACGGTTCCAAGTGCAGCTGATTTTGAGGCAATTCCAGAAAGTTTTGCGGCAAAATCATCAATTTTTTCGTTATCTTTCATCCTTGCTGCTTCAAATTCAGCTTTAAGAGTTTGAAGCCTAGCCTCCATTACTCGTTCAACTCCAAGGTGACGGGTCTTGATTGCATCCCAGATTTCCTTCGCATGGGTGCAACTTGCAACTTGAAGAATCAAGTCTTCAGGTAAAGACTGATACATATAAGCGATTGCAGCATTATCCTTTTTCTGATCGACATCAGTTCCAGGTTCAATTGATTCCCAGATTCCATGTGCCTTAAAAATCGCTTTGATCCTAAGCGACCAGATGGGATAATTGGTCGCAGTTAGGATAGGGCACTGGAACGTAAGATGGCTGGTATCCTTGATTGCATCCGAGGTATTGATAATATCTCCCATGAATCTGGTCTTCGATCGACGCTCGTATTTTTCTGTCTTAGAATCTGGTGATTGATCTAGTCCTTTTGATCAACAACACGATCCCTTTtgtaacctggctctgataccaattgaagaaatttggtaccagattatgaagacagaatagtaaaatttaagaacaagaacttattggaaatccttctccaattatagaaaaactcttattacaatctccttATTACATCCCTATTTATAGTTGATTAACCTTATCCATTAAGTTAATCAAGTCTAGTCTAGAATAATCTAGGATAACCAAGTCTAGAATCATCTAGGATAGTCAAGTCTAGAATAAAGTAGAAAAGTCAAGGAAGAAGCAAAATTGAAAACAATGACGGCTAGCCCACTTGTTATCCGTTCACATGTTCCACCTCCTCAAATCCATTTGAgatataatttcacaaaataaACCTCTAACTATTACTTTATGTCAAGATTGGTCCAACAATTTCAAATTTAATATATGACACAAAATCTAActttaaaaaataaatattttttaccTAACTTTGACTTTGACTGACTCGGACCAGACTCAGCCCGACCCAGACCGACTTTTTAGCGTTGGACGGACGACCTTTAAGGTGTTTTGGGGCGACTTGGGATAGAGCAATGTTTACCCATCAATCCAAGCCGGTTAAACAACATGTTTGACCCGTTACCCAGCCCACTCATCTTGCCACTTCCAGAAATAAATCTGTTAACAAGACAGAAAAAGACAAAACTCAAACCTCGCCAGCTGGAATTCTAGTATCCTGTCTTACAAGTGCTCCAGCAGCAACCATGCCATGTTTCTCTACAACTACCCCATCAAGAAGTGTCGCTTTCATACCAACAAACGCTTCATCCTCAACAGTGCATCCATGTAATACAGCACTATGTCCTACattataaaactaatttttatcCAAACATTTTTATAACATAAAACATGCAAAAAAGTTGAAAACTAGGCCCGAACAACATCGCTCACCAACAGTCACGTTGTTCCCAATCACCGTTGGATGCACTTTTCCAGGAAGATTAGACTTTGCAACATGCACGAGTGAATGGTCCTGTATATTAGTTCCAGATCCAATTGTAATACTGTTCACATCACCTATATATAAAACAGAATATTTCATCAATAAGCATGCTATGAATTCAAACATGTAAATCTGATCAATAAATAAAACAAAATTGTTGCATAGATGTCCACATCTATAAGATGAGCAGATagttatattatttggaacaagggAAGGCATACTGAATTGTACAATATTGTTAAGGCCACAATGTAAATTTTGAAATTAAAAACTGAATATAAaccaattataaaaataaaataaaaagaacaaATTCTTATATGGTCAAGGTTGTAAAAGCCTGACTAGTCGGGTTTGGGAAGTAGTCCAACTCGAATAGTCCCAATACGGTCAATGCCAGTCAATAGGTCAAAGTCGGATTTATACGGTCAAAGTGAAAGTTTGCTGACAtatgaaaataaataaatttaatggtTCTGAAACATCTGAACATCTAAACAGTTGAacgattatgtttatgtttcaAGACATTGTATTATACTTTATGTTTAAGGTAGTGATATTTCCATCACACTTTTTGATAAATCCATCATAATTATGAATTAATGAGTTGTACTATACAATTTGTTATTGCACATTTGAGGAGGATTTATCAGAAAGTGTGGTGGAAATATCATTATCGTGTATAtttacatataatttttaaaatttactaATTTAACTGTAAAAGAAGTCCAACCCGATTAATCCCGACTACTCAGTACTCACCAACTTTTTGATTAGTCCTACATGGTCTCGGCCAACTAGTCCCCGACTAGAGACTTAAACAACCATAATCTTTGTTGAGGCTACCTTCAAGATGTTTTATAAAACTGAAATATATGTCCATGTAACTACAATAAGTACCAATAAATTTATCTACTTTTATAAAGTTGTTAGTACTTAGTCTAGCCTTGCAGTAGTTTTTTCATTATAATTATGAGCCAACATATGAGTAGTTTTAGCACGATCCAATTTTTTATATTGAAAAACAAGTAATAAAAGGCAGCTAATGGAGCATACAAGACTATTGCAGTCGATTAATAAAAGCCATGATGCTTAAGCATTACCTCTCAAAACACAACCATACCAAATAGACGATCCTGCCCCCACTTGAACATTCCCAATTATAGAAGCACTGGGGGCCACAAATGCATCCTTAGCAACCGAAGGGGCTTTATCGTATACATTCATAAGAGTTCGATGCCTCGACActgcgaaaaaaaaaaaaaaaaaacaaagattgGTTAAGACAATACTAAATTTCGAATTCCCGAGCAAAACAACCGTATGCCATTACGTTGCAATATCTTGAGTATCACTTAAAATTTCAGTCTATATCTCATGAGTCCCAAATTCACTATACATTGTtctaatttcgtgtacctcaaatgAAATTACAACTTGAAGTTTatataatataaaaccctaattccaTTATATCAGTATGCCTTTAACAATTTCTAAACTAATCATGAAAAACAAcagaaactaaactaaataattcatTTTTTAGGCAACAAGTTAGCTAAATCTGAAATCTTTAATGACCAAATTAACAAAATTTGATCTTTTGAACATAGATCAAAAACCCACATTTGAAATCCAATAACTGAGTTAAATGAATGTTAAAGTAATGAACTTTAATAATTTGGGAATTAGGGTTGAAGGGTGTAAAATACATACGTTGTTCTTTGAAGAAATTGTTGCCTTGAAGGCGTGAACCGAGACGATCCATGGCTTGACCCGTTTCACGGATCCAAAACCCGACTGTGTATGCAGCTTTTCCTAGAGTACCCATGGCCGATCAATCACTGTTTGACTGCTTGTGTGTTTTCGgctaaaatgaaacaaaaatgcaAACTGAAATGTTAACCCAAAGAAAAGACAATTGGAATTACCATATTGTCCTTCGTTATTTACCTCTTTAGACCAAAATGCCCTCCAAATACTTTCTTTTGTACCGTTGACATAAATCGTTAAGAGCT from Rutidosis leptorrhynchoides isolate AG116_Rl617_1_P2 chromosome 9, CSIRO_AGI_Rlap_v1, whole genome shotgun sequence harbors:
- the LOC139866011 gene encoding gamma carbonic anhydrase 1, mitochondrial-like is translated as MGTLGKAAYTVGFWIRETGQAMDRLGSRLQGNNFFKEQLSRHRTLMNVYDKAPSVAKDAFVAPSASIIGNVQVGAGSSIWYGCVLRGDVNSITIGSGTNIQDHSLVHVAKSNLPGKVHPTVIGNNVTVGHSAVLHGCTVEDEAFVGMKATLLDGVVVEKHGMVAAGALVRQDTRIPAGEVWGGNPAKFLRKLTDKEIAFISESAANYAKLAEAHAAKNAEPLDNTDFLKVIQKKAASEANTLIQ